One segment of Paenibacillus sp. FSL R7-0337 DNA contains the following:
- a CDS encoding phage tail protein has protein sequence MAYTVDFKEVSVQGLESSPVAEALAGLRANEARYFMNKYKHEFTVVPASESQETLDYVNGILSKERGLEFAAKPLQTSQFQVENIRFAYVFYEDGLALNVMYTVDDSKKRAVGFKLSEGMEIPKELEDKFKFARQKSKLAGTIRGSFFVIKGEY, from the coding sequence ATGGCATATACCGTTGATTTCAAAGAGGTGTCTGTACAAGGTCTGGAGTCGTCGCCCGTTGCTGAGGCGTTGGCGGGACTACGTGCGAATGAAGCGCGTTATTTCATGAACAAGTATAAACATGAATTCACAGTCGTTCCGGCCAGTGAGAGCCAGGAGACGCTGGATTACGTGAACGGGATTCTGAGCAAGGAGCGGGGCCTTGAGTTTGCTGCCAAGCCACTCCAAACCTCACAGTTCCAGGTGGAGAACATACGGTTCGCCTACGTTTTCTATGAGGATGGTCTTGCGCTTAACGTCATGTACACAGTGGATGACTCCAAGAAGCGGGCGGTCGGCTTCAAGCTCTCAGAGGGGATGGAGATTCCGAAGGAGCTGGAGGACAAGTTCAAGTTCGCACGGCAGAAGTCGAAGCTGGCCGGAACAATCCGGGGATCGTTTTTTGTGATTAAGGGAGAGTATTAA